A portion of the Saimiri boliviensis isolate mSaiBol1 chromosome 1, mSaiBol1.pri, whole genome shotgun sequence genome contains these proteins:
- the SIAH1 gene encoding E3 ubiquitin-protein ligase SIAH1 isoform X1: MTGKPLPPSLYSWRGVLFTCLPATRTRKRKEMSRQTATALPTGTSKCPPSQRVPALTGTTASNNDLASLFECPVCFDYVLPPILQCQSGHLVCSNCRPKLTCCPTCRGPLGSIRNLAMEKVANSVLFPCKYASSGCEITLPHTEKADHEELCEFRPYSCPCPGASCKWQGSLDAVMPHLMHQHKSITTLQGEDIVFLATDINLPGAVDWVMMQSCFGFHFMLVLEKQEKYDGHQQFFAIVQLIGTRKQAENFAYRLELNGHRRRLTWEATPRSIHEGIATAIMNSDCLVFDTSIAQLFAENGNLGINVTISMC, from the exons ATGACGGGAAAGCCTCTTCCACCTTCTCTGTACTCCTGGAGGGGAGTCTTGTTCACATGTTTACCAGCGACTAggacaaggaagagaaaag aaatgagcCGTCAGACTGCTACAGCATTACCTACCGGTACCTCGAAGTGTCCACCATCCCAGAGGGTACCTGCCCTGACTGGCACGACTGCATCCAACAATGACTTGGCGAGTCTTTTTGAGTGTCCAGTCTGCTTTGACTATGTGTTACCACCCATTCTTCAATGTCAGAGTGGCCATCTTGTTTGTAGCAACTGTCGCCCAAAGCTCACATGTTGTCCAACTTGCCGGGGCCCGTTGGGATCCATTCGCAACTTGGCTATGGAGAAAGTGGCGAATTCAGTACTTTTCCCCTGTAAATATGCCTCTTCTGGATGTGAAATAACTCTGCCGCACACAGAAAAAGCAGACCATGAAGAGCTCTGTGAGTTTAGGCCTTATTCCTGTCCGTGCCCTGGTGCTTCCTGTAAATGGCAAGGCTCTCTGGATGCTGTAATGCCCCATCTGATGCATCAGCATAAGTCCATTACAACCCTACAGGGAGAGGATATAGTTTTCCTTGCTACAGACATTAATCTTCCTGGTGCTGTTGACTGGGTGATGATGCAGTCCTGTTTTGGCTTTCACTTCATGTTAGTcttggagaaacaggaaaaatacgATGGTCACCAGCAGTTCTTTGCAATCGTACAGCTGATAGGAACACGCAAGCAAGCTGAAAATTTTGCTTACCGACTTGAGCTAAATGGTCATAGGCGACGATTGACTTGGGAAGCAACTCCTCGATCTATTCATGAAGGAATTGCAACAGCCATTATGAATAGTGACTGTCTAGTCTTTGACACCAGCATTGCACAGCTTTTTGCAGAAAATGGCAATTTAGGCATCAATGTAACTATTTCCATGTGTTGA
- the SIAH1 gene encoding E3 ubiquitin-protein ligase SIAH1 isoform X2, translated as MAAAESSCFLEMSRQTATALPTGTSKCPPSQRVPALTGTTASNNDLASLFECPVCFDYVLPPILQCQSGHLVCSNCRPKLTCCPTCRGPLGSIRNLAMEKVANSVLFPCKYASSGCEITLPHTEKADHEELCEFRPYSCPCPGASCKWQGSLDAVMPHLMHQHKSITTLQGEDIVFLATDINLPGAVDWVMMQSCFGFHFMLVLEKQEKYDGHQQFFAIVQLIGTRKQAENFAYRLELNGHRRRLTWEATPRSIHEGIATAIMNSDCLVFDTSIAQLFAENGNLGINVTISMC; from the exons ATGGCTGCAGCAGAATCGAGCTGTTTCCTAG aaatgagcCGTCAGACTGCTACAGCATTACCTACCGGTACCTCGAAGTGTCCACCATCCCAGAGGGTACCTGCCCTGACTGGCACGACTGCATCCAACAATGACTTGGCGAGTCTTTTTGAGTGTCCAGTCTGCTTTGACTATGTGTTACCACCCATTCTTCAATGTCAGAGTGGCCATCTTGTTTGTAGCAACTGTCGCCCAAAGCTCACATGTTGTCCAACTTGCCGGGGCCCGTTGGGATCCATTCGCAACTTGGCTATGGAGAAAGTGGCGAATTCAGTACTTTTCCCCTGTAAATATGCCTCTTCTGGATGTGAAATAACTCTGCCGCACACAGAAAAAGCAGACCATGAAGAGCTCTGTGAGTTTAGGCCTTATTCCTGTCCGTGCCCTGGTGCTTCCTGTAAATGGCAAGGCTCTCTGGATGCTGTAATGCCCCATCTGATGCATCAGCATAAGTCCATTACAACCCTACAGGGAGAGGATATAGTTTTCCTTGCTACAGACATTAATCTTCCTGGTGCTGTTGACTGGGTGATGATGCAGTCCTGTTTTGGCTTTCACTTCATGTTAGTcttggagaaacaggaaaaatacgATGGTCACCAGCAGTTCTTTGCAATCGTACAGCTGATAGGAACACGCAAGCAAGCTGAAAATTTTGCTTACCGACTTGAGCTAAATGGTCATAGGCGACGATTGACTTGGGAAGCAACTCCTCGATCTATTCATGAAGGAATTGCAACAGCCATTATGAATAGTGACTGTCTAGTCTTTGACACCAGCATTGCACAGCTTTTTGCAGAAAATGGCAATTTAGGCATCAATGTAACTATTTCCATGTGTTGA
- the SIAH1 gene encoding E3 ubiquitin-protein ligase SIAH1 isoform X3: protein MSRQTATALPTGTSKCPPSQRVPALTGTTASNNDLASLFECPVCFDYVLPPILQCQSGHLVCSNCRPKLTCCPTCRGPLGSIRNLAMEKVANSVLFPCKYASSGCEITLPHTEKADHEELCEFRPYSCPCPGASCKWQGSLDAVMPHLMHQHKSITTLQGEDIVFLATDINLPGAVDWVMMQSCFGFHFMLVLEKQEKYDGHQQFFAIVQLIGTRKQAENFAYRLELNGHRRRLTWEATPRSIHEGIATAIMNSDCLVFDTSIAQLFAENGNLGINVTISMC from the coding sequence atgagcCGTCAGACTGCTACAGCATTACCTACCGGTACCTCGAAGTGTCCACCATCCCAGAGGGTACCTGCCCTGACTGGCACGACTGCATCCAACAATGACTTGGCGAGTCTTTTTGAGTGTCCAGTCTGCTTTGACTATGTGTTACCACCCATTCTTCAATGTCAGAGTGGCCATCTTGTTTGTAGCAACTGTCGCCCAAAGCTCACATGTTGTCCAACTTGCCGGGGCCCGTTGGGATCCATTCGCAACTTGGCTATGGAGAAAGTGGCGAATTCAGTACTTTTCCCCTGTAAATATGCCTCTTCTGGATGTGAAATAACTCTGCCGCACACAGAAAAAGCAGACCATGAAGAGCTCTGTGAGTTTAGGCCTTATTCCTGTCCGTGCCCTGGTGCTTCCTGTAAATGGCAAGGCTCTCTGGATGCTGTAATGCCCCATCTGATGCATCAGCATAAGTCCATTACAACCCTACAGGGAGAGGATATAGTTTTCCTTGCTACAGACATTAATCTTCCTGGTGCTGTTGACTGGGTGATGATGCAGTCCTGTTTTGGCTTTCACTTCATGTTAGTcttggagaaacaggaaaaatacgATGGTCACCAGCAGTTCTTTGCAATCGTACAGCTGATAGGAACACGCAAGCAAGCTGAAAATTTTGCTTACCGACTTGAGCTAAATGGTCATAGGCGACGATTGACTTGGGAAGCAACTCCTCGATCTATTCATGAAGGAATTGCAACAGCCATTATGAATAGTGACTGTCTAGTCTTTGACACCAGCATTGCACAGCTTTTTGCAGAAAATGGCAATTTAGGCATCAATGTAACTATTTCCATGTGTTGA